One region of Mesomycoplasma ovipneumoniae genomic DNA includes:
- a CDS encoding glucose-6-phosphate isomerase, translated as MSLNLEIKSKINLNYSEFQQKVAEIHEKINSKSSPDINFLGWNDFPNSAVNFEEIKKMQQKIQKLHEDSINILVVIGIGGSYLGAKAAIDFTGGLGPFDNKPEVIFLGNSLSSTDLAQKLEYLKTKKFAINVISKSGSTIEPAVTFQILYQFLVDQVGEKEAKNRTFVTTGFKSGELLEIAKANNFETFEVIDSIGGRFSVLSSVGFFPMIFAGIDVFEVIEGAKQAHKSYSKALAEENLAYKYALSRFLLYKNHDYKTEILVSYEPFLMYFNEWWKQLFGESEGKDLKGIFPASAIFTTDLHSLGQFIQSGTKNFFQTVIYIKKPKFDIEIKKLPTFETKINTLSGKTLNEINYQAFLATTLAHSEQGNNPNFVIQVEDSSPKTFGHLVMFFEKACAMSAYLLGVNPFNQPGVEDYKKELVKNLGWSK; from the coding sequence ATGAGTCTAAATTTAGAAATAAAGTCAAAAATAAACCTGAATTATAGTGAATTTCAGCAAAAAGTTGCTGAAATTCACGAAAAAATTAATTCAAAATCTAGTCCTGATATTAATTTTTTAGGTTGGAATGATTTTCCTAATTCTGCTGTTAATTTTGAAGAAATCAAAAAAATGCAGCAAAAAATCCAAAAATTACATGAAGACTCTATTAATATTTTAGTTGTAATTGGAATTGGTGGTTCATATTTGGGCGCAAAAGCTGCTATTGATTTTACAGGCGGTCTTGGTCCTTTTGATAATAAACCTGAGGTTATTTTTTTAGGAAATTCGCTATCATCAACAGATTTAGCCCAAAAACTTGAATATTTAAAGACAAAAAAATTCGCAATTAATGTTATTTCCAAATCTGGTTCAACAATTGAACCAGCAGTTACATTTCAAATTTTATACCAATTTTTAGTTGATCAAGTTGGTGAAAAAGAGGCAAAAAATAGGACTTTTGTTACAACAGGTTTTAAATCTGGCGAACTTTTAGAAATAGCAAAAGCAAATAATTTTGAAACATTCGAAGTTATTGACTCAATTGGTGGCCGTTTTAGCGTTCTTTCATCAGTTGGATTTTTCCCAATGATATTTGCTGGAATTGATGTTTTTGAGGTAATTGAAGGAGCAAAACAAGCGCATAAAAGTTATTCAAAAGCGCTTGCTGAAGAAAATTTAGCCTATAAATACGCACTTTCTCGTTTTTTACTTTACAAAAATCACGACTATAAAACTGAAATTTTAGTTTCATATGAGCCATTTTTAATGTATTTTAATGAATGGTGAAAACAACTTTTTGGCGAATCTGAAGGAAAAGATTTAAAAGGAATTTTTCCAGCTTCTGCAATTTTTACTACAGATTTGCATTCACTTGGTCAATTTATTCAATCAGGAACTAAAAATTTTTTTCAAACCGTTATTTATATAAAGAAACCAAAATTTGACATTGAAATTAAAAAGTTACCAACTTTTGAAACAAAAATTAACACACTTTCAGGAAAAACCTTAAATGAAATTAATTATCAGGCATTTTTAGCAACAACATTAGCGCATTCAGAGCAAGGAAATAACCCTAATTTTGTAATTCAAGTTGAAGACAGCTCGCCAAAAACATTCGGTCATTTAGTAATGTTTTTTGAAAAAGCATGCGCAATGTCGGCTTATTTACTCGGAGTTAATCCATTTAATCAACCTGGCGTTGAAGATTACAAAAAAGAACTAGTGAAAAATTTAGGTTGATCTAAGTAA
- a CDS encoding transposase has translation MSRQFIKYEFDMIYKIYNEFGLKQTINYINDISPDTNFITRKHLDLRIKKNIRCYNNGMQDQLLNKKGSNRKPRSRGPKKQIEPDWNEFTIEELIEIAKRYYEITKDKSE, from the coding sequence ATGTCAAGACAGTTTATAAAATACGAGTTTGATATGATTTATAAAATTTACAATGAATTTGGATTGAAACAAACAATAAATTATATAAATGATATTTCGCCAGATACAAATTTTATAACCAGAAAACATCTAGATCTAAGAATCAAAAAAAATATTCGATGCTATAATAATGGTATGCAAGATCAATTGTTAAATAAAAAGGGTTCAAACAGAAAGCCAAGGAGTCGCGGACCTAAAAAACAAATTGAACCCGATTGAAACGAATTTACAATAGAAGAATTAATAGAAATAGCTAAGAGATATTACGAAATAACTAAAGATAAATCAGAATAA
- the rpmA gene encoding 50S ribosomal protein L27 has protein sequence MAKTKAGGSTKNGRDSIGRRLGQKIADGQFALTGSIIYRQRGTKIYPGLNVGIGGDDTLFALADGIVKFHKTRKRKYATVIVSD, from the coding sequence ATGGCAAAGACCAAAGCTGGTGGTTCTACCAAGAATGGCCGTGATTCGATAGGTCGTAGACTCGGTCAAAAAATCGCTGATGGACAATTTGCGCTAACTGGTTCAATAATTTACCGTCAAAGGGGAACTAAAATTTACCCTGGATTAAATGTTGGAATTGGTGGCGATGATACTTTATTTGCACTTGCAGATGGAATTGTAAAATTTCATAAAACTAGAAAGCGCAAATATGCAACAGTTATTGTTAGTGATTAA
- the rplU gene encoding 50S ribosomal protein L21 gives MFAIIKTGGKQLLVEKDQTIFIEKIDKNEGENVIFTDVLFINGKIGSPFVENASVVGVVEKQGRGKKIVVYRHNPKSTHKRKLGHRQPFTRVKITELKG, from the coding sequence ATGTTTGCAATTATTAAAACCGGTGGTAAACAGCTTTTAGTTGAAAAGGATCAAACAATTTTTATTGAAAAAATTGATAAAAACGAAGGTGAAAACGTAATTTTCACAGATGTTCTTTTTATTAATGGAAAAATTGGATCTCCTTTTGTTGAAAATGCAAGTGTAGTTGGCGTTGTCGAAAAACAAGGCCGTGGTAAAAAAATTGTCGTTTACCGTCACAATCCAAAATCAACTCACAAACGTAAATTAGGGCACAGACAACCCTTTACCCGCGTAAAAATAACAGAATTGAAGGGATAA
- a CDS encoding uracil-DNA glycosylase — protein sequence MKSNLTFATFLEQETKKTYFQQLEKILEVEYKNYQIYPQKQDLFRAIELTSLENLKIVIVGQDPYHQKGQADGLAFSSRAKILPPSLKNLFSEIKKSYPNFSKTDGNLQNWAKQGVLLLNTVLSVRESSPNSHEKIGWQTFSLNLINFIVANKKDVVFLILGQKAKTCLKNVNFSAQKVFFYSHPSPLGFWRSLENSRVFGKMNDFLKLKNKEQINWNL from the coding sequence ATGAAATCTAACCTAACTTTTGCCACCTTTTTAGAACAAGAAACAAAAAAAACTTATTTCCAACAGCTTGAAAAAATACTAGAAGTTGAATACAAAAATTACCAAATATACCCGCAAAAACAAGATTTATTTCGCGCCATCGAGCTAACAAGTCTTGAAAATTTAAAAATAGTAATTGTCGGCCAAGACCCTTATCATCAAAAAGGACAAGCAGATGGACTTGCTTTTTCCAGTCGTGCCAAAATTTTACCACCATCGCTTAAAAATCTTTTTTCTGAAATAAAAAAATCATATCCAAACTTTTCAAAAACAGATGGAAATCTCCAAAATTGAGCAAAACAAGGCGTTCTTTTGCTAAATACAGTTCTTTCTGTCAGAGAATCAAGTCCTAATTCACATGAAAAAATAGGATGACAAACTTTTAGTCTTAATTTAATAAATTTTATAGTGGCCAACAAAAAAGACGTTGTCTTTTTAATTTTAGGTCAAAAAGCTAAAACTTGCCTTAAAAATGTGAACTTTTCTGCTCAAAAAGTGTTTTTTTATTCACATCCTTCGCCCTTAGGTTTTTGAAGGTCGCTTGAGAATTCAAGAGTTTTTGGAAAAATGAATGATTTTTTAAAACTAAAAAATAAAGAGCAAATTAATTGGAATTTATAG
- a CDS encoding M42 family metallopeptidase, producing the protein MQILEKLKKYCDIDGMSRYEDEIVAELKRSTADLDLSYSRDGFGSLIMQQKKQNSGPKIVVAAHMDEVGFIVLDITEKGYIKVKSVGGIWGNAVIGAKFKLINSLGQEFYGVAGHTSIHIMERSKIEKALMVKDLYFDFGFRSKKEAQDLSVEIGNRIYFSNPSFLMHNQDYFASKAIDNRAGVVVIDELAHRLHNKNLKSNPILVGTVQEEVGSRGAKMVAKMINADVAFAIDTGAAHDTEDAIPGVQKLGAGVAIDIADGGALMDPRLVDIIFRIAKERNIPIYRYVSQGGGTDAEELQYSGYGTPTVSISIPQRYLHSTYGLISISDIKAATDLIEAFILEFGQEENEQLIYK; encoded by the coding sequence ATGCAGATATTAGAAAAATTAAAAAAATATTGCGATATTGATGGGATGTCCCGTTATGAGGACGAAATTGTTGCTGAATTAAAAAGATCAACTGCTGATCTTGATTTAAGTTATTCTCGTGATGGTTTTGGCTCATTAATTATGCAACAAAAAAAGCAAAATTCTGGACCTAAAATAGTTGTTGCAGCACATATGGATGAGGTTGGTTTCATTGTTTTAGATATTACCGAAAAAGGTTATATAAAAGTAAAATCTGTTGGTGGTATTTGAGGAAATGCTGTAATTGGTGCTAAATTTAAGTTAATAAATTCTTTAGGTCAAGAATTTTACGGTGTTGCTGGTCATACTTCTATTCACATTATGGAACGCAGCAAAATTGAAAAAGCCTTGATGGTAAAAGATCTTTACTTTGATTTTGGCTTTAGATCAAAAAAAGAAGCCCAAGATCTTTCAGTTGAAATAGGAAACAGAATTTACTTTAGCAATCCTAGTTTTTTGATGCATAATCAAGATTATTTTGCATCAAAAGCGATAGATAACCGTGCTGGAGTTGTTGTAATTGACGAACTTGCTCATCGTTTGCATAATAAAAATTTAAAATCTAACCCAATTTTAGTAGGAACTGTCCAAGAAGAAGTTGGTTCACGTGGTGCAAAAATGGTTGCAAAAATGATTAATGCTGATGTTGCTTTTGCAATTGATACAGGTGCTGCGCACGATACCGAGGATGCAATCCCTGGTGTGCAAAAATTAGGCGCCGGAGTTGCTATTGACATTGCAGATGGTGGCGCATTAATGGATCCAAGACTTGTAGACATTATTTTTCGAATTGCCAAAGAAAGAAACATACCGATTTACCGATATGTTTCTCAAGGTGGAGGGACTGATGCAGAAGAGCTTCAATATTCTGGATACGGAACTCCTACAGTTAGCATCTCAATTCCGCAGCGCTATTTACATTCAACATATGGCCTAATTAGTATTTCTGACATTAAAGCTGCAACTGATTTAATTGAGGCTTTTATTTTAGAATTTGGCCAAGAAGAAAATGAACAATTAATTTATAAGTAA
- a CDS encoding leucine-rich repeat domain-containing protein: MQVFTLSRDEASKIIINPKFLQGKILDLSSFNFQEIDDFAFSGMNLEIKKLILPNSLLKIGESAFMLNKIEEVVFGPNVEIILDSAFESNIIRNIKIPEKVTTLNSSVFAGNQIENLVIPEWVSQIKSDSFADNAIQTIKFNSNKINVDIYSFVGNSPKKIDIFGEFSFKNESKLLNFYKVKLDFFKNFDKFENNFKIIVDNFEVSQIFLSFNWENLETINLISPHFQTEKELEIFINKSRIDKNLHFEGSGPDFLKKILKIC; this comes from the coding sequence GTGCAAGTTTTCACATTATCCCGCGATGAAGCATCAAAAATTATTATAAATCCAAAATTTTTGCAAGGAAAAATTTTGGATTTATCATCCTTTAATTTTCAAGAAATTGATGATTTTGCTTTTTCAGGAATGAATTTAGAAATAAAAAAACTAATTTTGCCAAATTCACTTTTAAAAATTGGCGAGTCTGCTTTCATGTTAAATAAAATTGAGGAAGTAGTTTTTGGCCCAAATGTTGAAATTATTTTAGACTCAGCTTTTGAATCTAATATAATAAGGAATATTAAAATTCCTGAAAAAGTAACTACATTAAATAGCTCAGTTTTTGCAGGTAATCAAATTGAAAACCTTGTAATTCCTGAATGAGTTAGCCAAATTAAATCTGATTCATTTGCTGATAATGCAATCCAAACCATTAAATTTAATTCGAATAAAATTAATGTTGATATTTACTCTTTTGTTGGAAACTCACCAAAAAAAATTGATATTTTTGGTGAGTTTTCTTTTAAAAATGAAAGTAAGTTGTTGAATTTCTATAAAGTTAAACTGGATTTTTTCAAAAATTTTGACAAATTTGAAAATAACTTCAAAATTATTGTTGACAATTTTGAAGTTAGCCAAATTTTCTTATCGTTCAATTGAGAAAATTTAGAGACTATAAACTTAATTTCGCCTCATTTTCAAACTGAAAAAGAGCTTGAAATTTTTATTAATAAGTCAAGAATAGATAAAAATCTTCATTTTGAAGGTTCAGGGCCTGATTTTTTGAAAAAAATATTAAAAATTTGCTAA
- the pyk gene encoding pyruvate kinase → MNAMKNYISKRTKIIATIGPSTQDYEVLKKLVLAGVSVIRANFSHGTYEEQRQKFENARKASEELQIPISIMLDTKGPEIRVGKILNGSQKILANQHLTVLTDKDSYENFEGTDQIITVSHEIDKDLKVGDRVLFDDGKLQSEVVEIEDGKVVVKTKNSHILKPNKRLNMPGVPFSLPFLSQKDINDVLFGISENINYVAASFVNSAENVKELRKLLDENGGSHIQIISKIESTLGLENIDEIIELSDGIMVARGDLGLEVPYEEVPYQQKRIIRKCRFAGKTVVVATQMLDSMEKSSQPTRAEVSDVYWATELGADATMLSGESAQGQFPIESVQVMSVINKRAEKEFYNKLFYTKQLAVITKNSKGPRAKIAHKLAHLAYENEIKYTVVLSRTGELLKAIAKFRPNTAVIGVVNNEKLISGFGITSSVFVSINSISEFNAIKSDFNLARNVLKPFGAEKGDTFLVVENEKMVQFVY, encoded by the coding sequence ATGAATGCAATGAAAAATTATATTTCAAAAAGAACGAAAATAATTGCAACAATCGGCCCATCGACCCAAGATTATGAGGTTTTAAAAAAATTAGTTTTGGCTGGAGTTAGTGTAATTCGCGCTAATTTTTCTCACGGAACATACGAAGAACAGCGTCAAAAATTCGAAAATGCTCGCAAAGCTTCTGAAGAACTTCAAATTCCGATTTCAATTATGCTTGACACAAAAGGGCCTGAAATCCGTGTAGGTAAAATTCTTAATGGTTCGCAAAAAATTCTGGCAAATCAACACTTAACTGTCCTAACTGATAAAGATTCTTACGAAAATTTTGAAGGAACTGACCAAATAATAACTGTTTCACACGAAATTGATAAAGACTTAAAAGTTGGCGATAGAGTTCTTTTTGATGATGGTAAATTACAATCAGAAGTTGTTGAAATTGAAGATGGAAAAGTTGTTGTAAAGACAAAAAATTCTCACATTTTAAAACCAAATAAGCGCCTAAATATGCCTGGTGTTCCTTTTTCATTACCTTTTTTATCTCAAAAAGATATTAACGACGTGCTTTTTGGCATTTCAGAAAATATTAATTATGTTGCTGCATCCTTTGTAAATTCAGCAGAAAATGTCAAAGAATTACGTAAACTTTTAGATGAAAACGGTGGTTCTCATATTCAAATAATTTCAAAAATCGAATCAACATTAGGTCTTGAAAATATCGATGAAATCATCGAGTTATCTGATGGAATTATGGTAGCCCGTGGTGATTTAGGTCTTGAAGTTCCTTATGAAGAAGTCCCATATCAACAAAAAAGAATAATTAGAAAATGTCGCTTTGCAGGCAAAACTGTTGTTGTGGCAACACAAATGCTTGATTCAATGGAAAAATCTTCTCAACCAACTCGTGCTGAGGTTTCTGATGTTTATTGAGCAACTGAATTAGGTGCTGATGCGACAATGTTATCAGGCGAATCAGCTCAAGGACAATTTCCAATTGAGTCAGTTCAGGTTATGTCCGTAATTAATAAAAGAGCAGAAAAAGAGTTCTATAATAAGCTTTTTTATACAAAACAGTTGGCAGTAATTACCAAAAACTCAAAAGGTCCTCGAGCAAAAATTGCTCACAAATTAGCTCACCTTGCTTATGAAAATGAAATAAAATATACTGTTGTTCTATCAAGAACCGGTGAACTTTTAAAAGCAATAGCTAAGTTTCGTCCAAATACCGCCGTTATTGGTGTTGTAAACAATGAAAAATTAATTTCAGGATTTGGAATAACATCTTCAGTTTTTGTTTCAATTAATTCTATTTCCGAATTTAACGCAATAAAAAGCGATTTTAATTTAGCACGTAATGTTTTAAAACCTTTTGGAGCTGAAAAGGGAGACACCTTTTTAGTTGTTGAAAACGAAAAAATGGTGCAATTTGTTTATTAA
- the infC gene encoding translation initiation factor IF-3: protein MNPKNLFQRKPQQDHQINENIMFPNVFLVGSDNEKIGKTPTKEALELAKSKGLDLVLISIKEVKTKDEKVQKVPIAKILDYGKFRYDIKKKKKEEKEKQSFTNNREIRVSFNINKQDILVKSKKAREFILDGDRVKIALRFRGREITRIDQGKITLEIFFDQLKYIAKKSKEISQNGNFLVMHLERDRKKLPKFTSSKQLKELLEYEEIQNKEKNA from the coding sequence TTGAATCCTAAAAATCTTTTTCAAAGAAAGCCACAACAAGATCACCAAATTAACGAAAATATTATGTTTCCTAACGTTTTTTTAGTAGGATCTGACAACGAAAAAATTGGAAAAACTCCGACTAAAGAAGCGCTTGAACTTGCAAAATCCAAAGGACTTGACTTAGTTTTAATTTCAATTAAAGAAGTAAAAACTAAAGATGAAAAAGTTCAAAAAGTTCCAATAGCAAAAATTCTTGATTATGGTAAGTTTCGATACGACATAAAAAAGAAAAAAAAGGAAGAAAAGGAAAAGCAATCCTTTACTAATAACCGTGAAATACGAGTTAGTTTTAATATTAACAAGCAAGATATTCTTGTAAAATCAAAAAAAGCTAGAGAGTTCATTCTTGATGGCGACCGTGTGAAAATTGCTCTTCGTTTTCGTGGTCGTGAAATTACCCGAATCGATCAAGGTAAAATAACACTTGAGATATTTTTTGATCAGTTGAAATACATTGCAAAAAAAAGCAAGGAAATTTCGCAAAACGGTAATTTTTTAGTTATGCATCTTGAACGTGATCGCAAAAAACTACCTAAATTCACTTCTTCAAAACAGCTAAAAGAACTTTTAGAATACGAAGAAATTCAAAATAAGGAAAAAAATGCCTAA
- the rpmI gene encoding 50S ribosomal protein L35: MPKIKLKTKSALKKRIKVTATGKIKHGHAYRSHLAQNKTTKQKRQSRKATLIDPSDYKRIKKLI, from the coding sequence ATGCCTAAAATCAAATTAAAAACAAAGTCAGCATTGAAAAAAAGAATTAAGGTTACTGCAACCGGAAAAATTAAACACGGACATGCATATCGCTCACATTTAGCGCAAAATAAAACTACAAAACAAAAGCGCCAATCAAGAAAAGCTACTTTAATCGATCCTTCAGATTACAAAAGAATAAAAAAACTAATTTAA
- the rplT gene encoding 50S ribosomal protein L20: MRVKGGSVTRQRRRRWLKLAKGYWGHKSIGFKVAKQAVIKSWTYAFRDRKQRKREFRKLWISRINAAARDQGISYSQLMHKIKLANIEINRKMLAEMAINRKTEFDNIIKIALEKGRK; the protein is encoded by the coding sequence ATGAGAGTCAAAGGTGGAAGTGTAACGCGCCAGCGTCGCCGTCGTTGATTAAAATTAGCAAAAGGTTATTGAGGACATAAATCAATCGGATTTAAAGTTGCAAAACAAGCAGTAATTAAATCTTGAACCTATGCTTTTCGTGATCGAAAACAGCGTAAACGTGAATTTCGAAAATTATGAATTAGTAGAATAAATGCTGCAGCACGTGACCAAGGAATTTCATATTCACAATTAATGCATAAAATCAAACTTGCAAACATTGAAATTAATCGTAAAATGCTTGCTGAAATGGCAATTAATCGCAAAACTGAATTTGATAATATCATCAAAATTGCTTTAGAAAAAGGTCGAAAATAA
- the rpmB gene encoding 50S ribosomal protein L28 → MARKDPISQRGPMSGNNRSHALNATKRKFNLNLQQIVLKTASGQKVRIKVSAKTKKTLQKWGKI, encoded by the coding sequence ATGGCAAGAAAAGACCCAATTTCACAACGTGGACCGATGAGCGGAAATAACCGTTCTCACGCCCTAAATGCAACAAAACGTAAATTTAATTTAAATTTACAACAAATAGTACTAAAAACTGCCTCAGGGCAAAAAGTTCGTATTAAAGTTTCAGCTAAAACTAAAAAAACCTTACAAAAATGAGGTAAAATTTAA